The genomic window GGTGATTGTGTGACAGGTTTCCTTTATGATAAAAGTCCAGATTCTGGGATAcatctgttgtttttttgtatttttttgtcttatAGATTTCCATTTTACATCTGGCAGACGGGTTCCATTGTCCTTGAGAGGGGTACCCCCCCCCCGCacactgctcctctctccagctGTCACTTGAACCTCCTTTTCCTTCTGTCCCCCCACTCTCAACACCCCCCACCCTCAATTTCCCCAACAACCCCCTCACGGACACACAGCCCCGATGGCAGTGCGCCCATCCCGACCCAGTGGCCAGCCCCAGTCCAGTAAGGTGAGCCAGTTTAAATTGGTTCTACTGGGGGAGACATCAGTGGGGAAGTCCAGCCTGCTGCTGCAGTTTGTCAAAGGCCAGTACCAGGACTTCGGGGAGAGCACCATTGGGGGTAGAGTACCAACCATACACCAGAATACTCTCCTCTGTAGACCAATATGACTTCTTCTTCAGGTCATTTTTTTCAGACTTTTACATCTGGTCATCTGACCTCCTCCTTTCTGTTTGTCCATATGATAACATTTTCCAGAGAGTTGTTCACATTTTGCACACTTTTCTTCTATCGTTCTTTCTATCTGACCCACAAAGTTTTCTTTTTCCTCAATCTACGTATCCATCAACTCCTCTCACTACTATTTTGTAGGCTAAAGCATCTCCCATGTTCTCTTCGCTCAGCGGCCTTTCTGACTCAGATGGTGAGTGTGGACAGTGCCATGGTGAAGTTTGAGATCTGGGACACGGCTGGTCAGGAACGCTACCACAGCCTGGCACCTATGTACTACAGAGGAGCTCAGGCAGCCATAGTGGTCTATGACATTACCAACACAGTATGTACATCTTAGATGATAACATATCCCTCTCCTTTATCAAATGGTCCATctccccctttatctctctctctcatccccactCTCACAATCCTCCTGTCCAGCCCTTCTCCTTCCTGCATAATGACTCCTATCTTTTCCCTGTTCAATTCCCCATCTCTTCCTCGCACTTTTTCCACTCATATGTAGTGAAGTCTTTCACCAACAATGCTTAGCGTCTGTTAATTATTCTCGCCATAAATTTCGCCCTAAATTTCGCAAATATCCTACATTTACACTATACCACTTGTGCAGAGGTTTGAGCCAGATGTTTGAAAAGGACATGCATTTCGGGCTAGTATATCTTCCCTGTTCATTCTGGCCATATCTCATCTTTATTTCCTTCTCTGGATAGGAGACCTTTGTACGAGCCAAAGCCTGGGTGAGCGAGCTCCAGAAACAGGCCAGTACAAACATGGTGATAGCCTTAGCGGGCAACAAAGCCGATTGGTCTGCTAACAGAGCGGTGGAGTATACGGTAGGCTCCTGTGTGTATACCTCACACCCAAGATAGCGAGATAATGGCCAAATGCTTGTGCagtgatgtgtttgtgtgtagcaggtctgtatgtctgtggtgTTTTTTCAGGACGGTCAGGGTTATGCTGCTGACAACAGTCTTCTCTTCATGGAGACCTCTGCCAAGACAGCCATGAATGTCAACAACCTCTTCCTGGCCATAGGTGAGTCACGTCTGACGCGCCATCATCCAAATTCATAGTGTTGAAATGGGCTGTTGGAGATGACACTGACTTTCTTTCTCGAGGGCTTCATATTTAATGTTATGTACTCGTTATCAGTCAAAACTCATCATAACACAATTCCTAACGGAGAATTTGTTTTTGCTAGGATAGTTTACTCCTTACCTTGACACATCTAAGGGATAATGTCCCTCTGTATCCACAAGAGGGTGATAAAACCTCACTGTACACCCAAATATGAGCAGCGATCTCCTTGTTTATACCGTTTCCATCTCAACTATAAGCAACACATACTATAATTGTTCTATGTGGTCCTCtatgttgatatacagtaccatgaTTTGTTGTCTCTCTTTTTTCTAGCCAAGAAACTGCCCAAGAGTGAGCCACTGGGTGGAGTAGCTGGCAGTGCTGGGGTTCGAGGAGGACCTCCAGTGGACCTCAGACAGCCTACCCAGACCAGCCCTGCCCAGTGCTGTGGAAActgaggagggatgggggagaagaGAAGCAAGCTCACATCTGAGGGAGGAGGGAAGTTTAAAGAGATTTTCCAGAGAAAAGAAAGGAGCGTAAAAGAGAGAAGTGTTGCATGCAAATGAATTAAAGGAATGATAAGGgacaaatacactgagtgtacaaaacattaggaactccttcctaatattgagttgcacccacccAACTGGTCAAGCTATTTCATGgacagagcaggtgttcttaatgttttgtatactcagtgtatgtagaTCAATGGGAGGAAAGCACACACTACAATAAGATGAACTTCTATTAAGGTTATCACATCCCAACATGTTTTTGTCAACTCGGCACTACTGGACAGCCACTGACCCAGCCAGATAAAATACACTTACTGTATGGTCTGTACGTGATCTTTATGCTCTTTAGTCTTAGCTATTATCATAACACTCCTCTAACCTTTCCACATTTTCGTGGGTTTATTTGATATTATGAAAATAAATTAAATGATGTTGAGATACAGACTGCATTGTCCCATCTCGGTGTTTACACTCAGCAGTTCTCCCAGTAGGCTAGAAACGAAGGCCTATTGAACACGTGGTGTGGGGTTATGAAGTTCTTGGCAAATGCTGCCAATCTGAGGACAcaaacaggaagtgacatcacatTGGTCTTTCAGGCGGTACAGTCACACTAGGCCAAAGCGATTAAAACAGAGGCGGAGGCCAAATGTCTGTTTGCACAAAGCACACAGATCATTTCTCTGAGAACACATGGTCAAAGCGCCCAGCAGTCCCTCCTATGACTGCATAGCAAATTGCTTTTATCCATGTTCATTTGCCTCTCTATCATAGTTGGACATTTATATTATCAGCTCTGCTTTACAGTTTCTGAGCCTCTCACCAGTACTATGTAGTCCCTAAAAGAGGAAGTGACATCAAATGTAAGTTATTTTTTTCTCACCACATCTCCTCTACTAATAAACGTGCAATACTAAGGTGTACTCAGTTGGCCTGTACTATAGGAATGTTTTCTATGTTGCAGTTAGAAATAGGATGTATAGAACCATGTACAGTACAGGTAATCCTAATGTTACAGACTGTTCATCGGTGATGGTTGAACAAAATTGTTGGCCAATTGCATAGAGATGGTGATAAAAACAGTGGTACTAAGACAATGAGAAGATAATTTCTTGTGGTTTGACAAAATCAATGTCCTTTATCCGATTTGCCTCTTGTTTCTGTCCTGTTTTAATTACCACAGACGCATTGCTCACTGCAAATATTACTGTGTTATAGTTTCATAGAATTCCCTGGCTGTGTATTGTTTTATAAACACAAAGTATATATTTGTCTAATGGTGTTCCAATATAGCATCATAACAGGCACTATATGCCCACTGGATCTCATTTCAAGTCTTGTATTATCAAGCTTTTTATAACAATGTGCATTGCCCATGTATGCATATCCTATATCGCAGTCTCAATgccttgttttaaaatgtttacaaataagTGCCTTTCTTTTTTAATCTTTAATTGTTTGTTGGTCTATACATGTGCAGTTTGATAATACATAATTGATGTGATAACATGTTGTAAGATGAAATATTTTATACACCTGCACATTTCTCTATTTCTTCTTTAAAATAATGAAATTCAttctaaaaatatatacaatttcTTATTAGATAACTATTTGGTGAAAACATGATGATAAAGCATAAGCATTACCACTCAGGAAGGAATAAAGCTGTTTttttgtgaaacatttatttgtgcCATTTTAGAGCATGTCATatgatttttatttaactaggcaagtcagttaagaacaaattcttattttcaatgacggcctaccagggaacagtgggtaaactgccttgttcaggggcagaacgacacatttttaccttgtcagctccgggattcaatcttgcaaccattcggttactagtccaacgctctaaccactaggctacctagtgGTTAGCAGCAAATCCTGTATGCGAGTGCAAACCACAAAACTAGTTGTACAAACTTACTGTAGAATGCTTCTGCTAATGTATCACACAATTTGTGCCAAGTATAGAAATCATTTTGTAttaaagatacagttgaagtcagaagtttacatacacttaggttggagtcattaaaacttgtttttcaaccactccacaaatttcttgttaacaaactatagttttggcaagtcggttagaacatctactttgtgcataacacaagtaatttttccaacaattgtttacagattatttcacttataattcactgtatcacaattccagtgggtcagaagtttacatacactaagttgactttgcctttaaaccgcttggaaaattccagaaaattatgtcatgactttagaagcttctgataggctaattgacaatttgagtcaattggaggtgtacctgtggatgtatttcaaggcctacctttaaactcagtgcctctttgcttgacatcatgggaaaatcaaaagaaatcagccaaaacctcagaaaaaacaattgtagacctccacaagtctgattcatccttgggagcaatttccaaatgcctgaaggtaccacgttcatctgtacaaacaatagtacgcaagtataaacaccatgggaccacgcagccgtcacaccgctcaggagacgcgttctgtctccttgagataaatgtactttggggtgaaaagtgcaaatcaatcccagaacaacaacaaaggaccttgtgaagatgctggaggaaacaggtacaaaagtatctacatccacagtaaaacgagtcctatatcgacataacctgaaaggccgctcagcaaggaagaagccactcctccaaaactgccataaaaaagacagactacggtttgcaactgcacatggggacaaagatcgtacttcttggagaaatgtcctctggtctgatgaaacaaaaatccataatgaccattgttatgtttggaggaaaaagggggaggcttgcaagccgaagaacaccattccaaccgtgaagcacgggggtggcagcatcatgttgtgagggtgctttgctgcaggagggactggtgcacttcacaaaatagatggcatcatgaggtaggaaaattatgtggatatattgaagcaacatctcgagacaacagtcaggaagtgaaagcttggtcgcaaatgggtcttccaaatggacagtgaccccaagcatacttccaaagttgtgtcaaaatggcgtaaagacaacaaagtcaaggtattggagtggccagcacaaagccctgacctcaatcctatagaaattttgtgggcagaactgaaaaagcgtgtgcgagcaaggaggcctacaaacctgactcagttacaccagctctgtcaagaggaatgggacaaaattcacccaacttattgtgggaaggttgtggaaggctacccgaaacgtttgacccaagttaaacaatttataggcaatgctaccaaatactaattgagtgtatgttaacttctgacccactgggaatgtgatgaaagaaataaaagttgaaataaatcactctcaactattatcctgacatttcatattcttaaaataaagtggtgatcctaactgacctaagacagggaattttttcgtggattaaatgtcaggaattgtgaaaaattgagtttaaatgtattttactaaggtgtatgtaaacctccgacttcaactgtacattagtAGTTTTTCAGAAAATACTTAAATGTTTCTCAAGATAAATTGTGACAAGTTGCATTAGAAATATGACACATAACCGTTCATCAACATAACAGGTACTGTATTGCGTGTTTAGAAACCTTAAgtacatactgaacaaaaatataaacacagcatgtaaagtgttggttccatgtttcatgagctgaaataaattaaaaaaaatcacagaaatgttccatacgcacaaaaagcttatttctctcaaatgttgtgcacaaatttgtttatatccctgttagtgatcttttctcctttgccaagataatccatccacttgacaggtgtggcatatcaatacgctgattaaacagcatgatcattacacacaggtgcaccttgtgctggggacattgaaaggccactctaaaatgtgcagttttatcacacaacacaatgccatataTGTCTCATTTTGAGggagggtgcaattggcatgctgactgcatcagtgtccaccagagctgttgccagagaatataATAAAaatgtctctaccataagctgcctctaatgttgttttagagaatttggcagtacatccaacaggcctcacaaccgcataccacgtgtaaccacgctagtccaggacctccacatcagctacggagtatttctgtctgtaattaagcccttttatggggaaaaactcattctgattggctgggcccggctccccagtgggtgggcctggctgccaagtagGTTGGCCTATGCCCACCCATAGCTGCACCCttgcacagtcatgtgaaatccataaattagggcttaatgaatgtatttcaattgactgatttccttatatgaactgtaactcagtaaaatctttgaaatagttgcatgttgtgattatatttttgttcagtgtatctcCAGCAGAAACAGAAATTCAGGCAACAGAAACAGAATAGAAGTAGTAAACATGTAAATCACAAGTATCAAAGTTAGAAAGTAACATATGTAAATCTTATTCCTAACTTCACATCCCTTCCACTAAGAGCTCCATTCTGACTTGAGATACACACAAAGCCCCAACAATACACAAAACCTAGTGTTGATGGCAGTGTAAGATTTGCACCCAAGTTCACATTCATATTACACACGCAGTAAAAAAGACTTCTAGGTAGCCATGGAAACTTAGCCAATTTCAAAAGGTGAGGATTGGAAAACAGATCAATTCCATTTGACTTCGCTAGCTTCAAATATGGACAGAAATGTTGATAaagtatgcgtcccaaatggcaccatattcccttaaTAAGGCACTacaaagagaatagggtgccatttgggattcattttAGGCCATAAGAAAATGTATAGGTAGCAACTCCAAGTCAAAAGATTATCATCAGGTCTTGTGTTAATGGTTAGGGGtagaaaaataataaaaacaaaggATATATTGTCCAGCAATGTCAGATACAAAAAGATAACATGTAAAGTTTCTCCCAATTCAGTAGTTTCACTACAACCATGCAAGCATGACCTTAAAAGCACTGAGTAGCatgcagtactgttactgtacgtGTAAATAGAAAATATTATCAGGTATCATTAAAGTTTTACAATTAAATGGATTGTTCCCTTTGTCAATCATGCTAGTATCATACTAACTTCAAATGATGGATGTCTGATAATAACTAAAGCTAGATTAAAATCAGTAAATTCATATTCAATCTTTCAAGTTCATCTTTCATATTTATAAAATGCCTTAAGGTGAGGCAGGAAAGGCACCAAGTACTTCTTAGATAAAATAAATGTTGACGTGAAACAATGATGGTTTTATAACCATAAATTCCCTAAAAACATTCCCTGTAGTATAGTAGCTAGCTCCTTGGCTGCCTGCTATTGTGATTACAATCTTGCCAGCATCTGATCTTATAAGAGCACAAAAACAGCTATAATCGTCTCACAACTCTAAAGTATATAGAGCTGAgcaattagtgctttttgaggtcgttTTGGTTCGACTATAAAAAAAGAATCACGGTTTTTGATTTTGGTTTAGATCATTTCTTTAGACATGAAATGCACTATGTGGATTGAATTCTGCAACACAGAACAAAACAATGAataaagtcccatgatggtagtgactgccaaTTACTGCTTATCatttattaaccatcatttaatcactttactttaaaaaaatatttcagttgtgtatattacatttgtttaatttgattactttattatttcattccatgtcatcatctcatctctatagagctgctgtatATGccgtctgacaaaatcactattttagtagttcttcaaagtaaataaggcatatttttatgactgctgaatacaaACTATCAATcgcttagatcatgtattttcagataGAGATACCTCGCGAAGCAACTGCTCTATCACTCTCAATCACACgttcttctgtctcttctctccatctgT from Salmo trutta chromosome 16, fSalTru1.1, whole genome shotgun sequence includes these protein-coding regions:
- the LOC115150454 gene encoding ras-related protein Rab-5B, encoding MAVRPSRPSGQPQSSKVSQFKLVLLGETSVGKSSLLLQFVKGQYQDFGESTIGAAFLTQMVSVDSAMVKFEIWDTAGQERYHSLAPMYYRGAQAAIVVYDITNTETFVRAKAWVSELQKQASTNMVIALAGNKADWSANRAVEYTDGQGYAADNSLLFMETSAKTAMNVNNLFLAIAKKLPKSEPLGGVAGSAGVRGGPPVDLRQPTQTSPAQCCGN